A genomic window from Pecten maximus chromosome 4, xPecMax1.1, whole genome shotgun sequence includes:
- the LOC117324843 gene encoding uncharacterized protein LOC117324843, producing the protein MSYFVCFNLSNQQDYCVLWTIVSHGLLCLMDYCVLWTMDYCVSWTIVSHGLSCLMDYRVSWTIVSYGLLCLMDYCISWTMDYCVWWTIVSHGLWTIVSCGLLCLMDYCVLWTIVSYGLLCLMDYCVSWTMDYCVSWTIVSHGLWTIVSCGLLCLMDYCVLWTIVSYGLLSLMDYCVSWTIVSYGLLCLWTIVSHGLLCLMDYCVLWTMDYCVLWTIVSHGLLCLMDYCVSWTIVSHGLLCLMDYCVLWTVVSHGLLCLMDYCVSWTIVSHGLLCLIDYGLLCLMKVF; encoded by the coding sequence ATGTCATACTTTGTATGCTTTAATTTGAGTAACCAACAGGACTATTGTGTCTTATGGACTATTGTGTCTCATGGACTATTGTGTCTCATGGACTATTGTGTCTTATGGACTATGGACTATTGTGTCTCATGGACTATTGTGTCTCATGGACTATCGTGTCTCATGGACTATCGTGTCTCATGGACTATCGTGTCTTATGGACTATTGTGTCTCATGGACTATTGTATCTCATGGACTATGGACTATTGTGTCTGGTGGACTATTGTGTCTCATGGACTATGGACTATTGTGTCTTGTGGACTATTGTGTCTCATGGACTATTGTGTCTTATGGACTATTGTGTCTTATGGACTATTGTGTCTCATGGACTATTGTGTCTCATGGACTATGGACTATTGTGTCTCATGGACTATTGTGTCTCATGGACTATGGACTATTGTGTCTTGTGGACTATTGTGTCTCATGGACTATTGTGTCTTATGGACTATTGTGTCTTATGGACTATTGAGTCTTATGGACTATTGTGTCTCATGGACTATTGTGTCTTATGGACTATTGTGTCTCTGGACTATTGTGTCTCATGGACTATTGTGTCTCATGGACTATTGTGTCTTATGGACTATGGACTATTGTGTCTTATGGACTATTGTGTCTCATGGACTATTGTGTCTTATGGACTATTGTGTCTCATGGACTATTGTGTCTCATGGACTATTGTGTCTCATGGACTATTGTGTCTTATGGACTGTTGTGTCTCATGGACTATTGTGTCTCATGGACTATTGTGTCTCATGGACTATTGTGTCTCATGGACTATTGTGTCTTATAGACTATGGACTATTGTGTCTCATGAAAGTGTTTTAA